Proteins encoded together in one Halalkaliarchaeum sp. AArc-CO window:
- a CDS encoding pyridoxamine 5'-phosphate oxidase family protein, with protein MEDVNYVYTAGMDEEDVDYHLQSGEHGVLGLADGDDAYAIPLSYHYDGDRFLLRVGESGSAEFEEGEKMRFLETTDTATFVCYDATSEESWSILVRGTLHEWQTELDDATLNEWFQPFRLFDEAIEDIQFTVYELRMVEVVGRMTIE; from the coding sequence ATGGAAGATGTCAACTACGTGTACACTGCGGGGATGGACGAGGAGGACGTCGACTACCATCTGCAGTCCGGGGAACACGGCGTCCTCGGGTTGGCAGACGGCGACGACGCGTATGCGATCCCCCTGAGTTACCACTACGACGGCGACCGGTTTCTCCTTCGGGTGGGGGAATCCGGCTCGGCGGAGTTCGAGGAGGGCGAGAAGATGCGATTCCTCGAGACGACCGACACCGCGACGTTCGTGTGTTACGATGCCACCTCCGAGGAATCCTGGAGTATTCTCGTTCGAGGCACCCTCCACGAGTGGCAGACGGAACTGGACGACGCGACACTCAACGAGTGGTTCCAGCCGTTCCGGCTGTTCGACGAGGCGATTGAGGACATTCAGTTTACCGTCTACGAACTCCGGATGGTGGAAGTTGTCGGCAGAATGACCATCGAATAA
- a CDS encoding ZIP family metal transporter, translating to MPLFGELAIVFVAGLLTGLATGLGVLPFFLTEQITGRWLVALWGIAAGVLLSAASVGLLIEGATDGEFAHVAAGCLAGIGFVYGVDRLLADYDLVTGTDISPDRRTIILVVGVLTLHSLPEGVAVGVAFADVDPDVAFTIGEFGVSTLAVSMLVAISIINVPEGLAIAIPLVASGMGRWRVVGWAVFSGLPQPIGAVGAYVLTASLQQLLPVSFGFAAGALLYLVVAEFLPAGVSAGEALPGGGRTELAVGTVVGFLGMLGLLTLL from the coding sequence ATGCCACTGTTCGGCGAGCTGGCGATCGTTTTCGTCGCGGGGCTCCTCACCGGGCTCGCGACGGGACTCGGTGTGCTCCCATTTTTCCTCACCGAGCAGATCACCGGACGGTGGCTGGTCGCCCTGTGGGGGATTGCCGCCGGCGTGTTGTTGTCGGCGGCGTCGGTCGGGCTGCTGATCGAGGGTGCCACAGACGGAGAGTTTGCCCACGTTGCGGCAGGCTGTCTCGCCGGTATCGGATTCGTCTACGGCGTCGATCGATTGCTCGCCGACTACGACCTGGTTACGGGTACCGACATCTCCCCCGACCGACGGACGATTATCCTGGTGGTCGGCGTGCTCACGCTTCACAGCCTGCCCGAAGGGGTTGCTGTCGGCGTCGCGTTCGCGGACGTCGATCCAGACGTCGCTTTCACCATCGGCGAGTTCGGGGTGTCGACGCTCGCGGTTTCGATGCTGGTTGCGATCTCGATCATCAACGTACCGGAGGGGCTGGCGATCGCAATTCCACTCGTCGCGTCGGGGATGGGACGGTGGCGGGTCGTCGGCTGGGCGGTGTTTTCCGGACTCCCACAGCCGATCGGGGCGGTCGGCGCGTACGTGTTGACCGCGAGCCTTCAGCAACTGCTTCCCGTGAGCTTCGGTTTCGCCGCCGGGGCGCTGCTGTATCTCGTCGTTGCCGAGTTCCTTCCCGCGGGAGTTAGCGCCGGCGAGGCGCTACCCGGTGGCGGCCGCACTGAACTCGCCGTCGGAACCGTCGTCGGGTTTTTGGGGATGTTGGGGCTGTTGACGCTGCTTTGA
- a CDS encoding ATP-dependent helicase, whose translation MSSDPTVTRLFGGPGSGKTTALLDRVEELLEEEDDVTFRDVLVVSYTRAAAAEVRERLAERLDVSPRSLQGNVCTMHAKAYELLNLSRGDVVGEDDKKEFCEDYGIDFEDEHSGAGRRTARSTTIGNKIIATSQWLQRTQRDVADWYDVPFQWDLEEVRLPPEIDPNAQEGNKYTPTWPSSDDRIDVPQTIRAWRAYKGEHGLVGFADMLERVAQRSLLPNVDYLVIDEFQDITTLQYEVYREWRPHMRKVLIAGDDDQVVYAWQGADPDLLLDTPVDEDVVLPNSYRLPSRILDAVNAEVRHIDKRQEKDLKPRKEGGLVEAQQNPSMLEVARNVRYTVENDDEETIMVLFRARYQLFQFIDEFIDTGIPFSALTDQRMWTDRLTDYVRAIEAIDADEPVTGLQARRLADMLQASAFGTNDREEFYDLLEEIEEAADVDDIAKIDVDPDRIRDRVPFMPGPASAGDMLRKVTSFQRNSVKAYFAGDYHGMDPNRVRVGTIHSAKGREADHVFVGTDLTEKVVEQMAASVDDPGDVPGIDGEFTKTTSPVPIVTDNERRVFYVGMSRARERLVLLENVIKGAPTLPISVLLCGESRAEPIDELLEELGIAPSVEAETAT comes from the coding sequence ATGAGTTCGGACCCGACGGTAACCCGGCTGTTCGGCGGCCCGGGGAGCGGAAAGACGACTGCACTTCTCGATCGGGTCGAGGAGCTGCTGGAGGAAGAGGACGACGTCACCTTTCGGGACGTCCTCGTCGTCTCGTACACCCGGGCGGCGGCAGCCGAGGTCCGGGAACGCCTCGCCGAGCGTCTCGACGTTTCCCCTCGATCGCTGCAGGGGAACGTCTGTACGATGCACGCGAAGGCGTACGAGCTGTTGAACCTCTCGCGTGGGGACGTCGTGGGCGAAGACGACAAAAAGGAGTTCTGTGAGGACTACGGCATCGACTTCGAGGACGAGCACAGCGGCGCCGGACGTCGGACTGCCCGGTCGACGACGATCGGCAACAAGATCATCGCCACCTCCCAGTGGCTCCAGCGAACCCAGCGTGACGTCGCCGACTGGTACGACGTCCCGTTCCAGTGGGACCTAGAGGAGGTCCGTCTCCCGCCGGAGATCGATCCGAACGCTCAGGAGGGCAACAAGTACACCCCGACGTGGCCGTCCTCGGACGACCGCATCGACGTTCCCCAGACGATCCGCGCGTGGCGGGCTTACAAGGGCGAACACGGGCTCGTCGGCTTCGCCGACATGCTCGAACGCGTCGCACAGCGATCACTGTTACCCAACGTGGACTACCTGGTGATCGACGAGTTCCAGGACATCACGACCCTCCAGTACGAGGTGTATCGGGAGTGGCGCCCCCACATGCGGAAGGTGCTGATCGCCGGCGACGACGACCAGGTCGTGTACGCCTGGCAGGGTGCCGACCCCGACCTCCTCCTCGATACCCCGGTCGACGAGGACGTCGTGTTGCCGAACTCCTATCGGCTTCCCTCGCGGATCCTCGACGCCGTCAACGCCGAAGTCAGACACATCGACAAGCGGCAGGAGAAAGACCTCAAACCCCGCAAGGAGGGCGGGCTCGTCGAGGCCCAACAGAACCCCTCGATGCTCGAGGTCGCCCGGAACGTCCGGTACACCGTCGAAAACGACGACGAGGAGACGATCATGGTGCTGTTTCGGGCCCGATATCAACTGTTCCAGTTCATCGACGAGTTCATCGACACCGGGATCCCCTTCAGCGCGCTCACCGACCAGCGAATGTGGACGGATCGACTCACCGACTACGTGCGGGCCATCGAAGCGATCGACGCCGACGAGCCGGTCACCGGCCTGCAGGCGCGCCGACTCGCCGACATGCTGCAGGCGTCAGCGTTCGGCACGAACGACCGCGAGGAGTTTTACGACTTGCTCGAGGAGATCGAAGAGGCGGCCGACGTCGACGACATCGCCAAGATCGACGTCGATCCCGACCGGATCCGCGATCGAGTCCCGTTCATGCCCGGCCCCGCAAGCGCCGGCGACATGCTCCGGAAAGTAACGAGCTTCCAGCGCAACTCCGTGAAGGCGTACTTCGCGGGCGACTACCACGGGATGGATCCCAATCGGGTGCGGGTCGGAACGATCCACTCCGCGAAGGGTCGCGAGGCGGATCACGTGTTCGTCGGCACCGATCTCACGGAGAAGGTGGTCGAACAGATGGCGGCTTCGGTGGACGATCCCGGAGACGTTCCGGGGATCGACGGAGAGTTCACCAAGACGACGAGCCCGGTGCCGATCGTGACCGACAACGAGCGCCGGGTGTTCTACGTCGGGATGTCCCGAGCCCGCGAGCGTCTCGTCCTGCTGGAGAACGTCATCAAGGGCGCGCCGACGCTCCCGATCAGCGTCCTCCTGTGTGGGGAGTCACGCGCCGAACCGATCGACGAACTGCTCGAGGAACTCGGAATCGCGCCGTCGGTAGAAGCAGAGACGGCGACCTAG
- a CDS encoding universal stress protein, whose product MIERILLPTDGSEAAENAIERAYELAEKFDAELHALYVIEVEALPTFANLDSEPIREAHRRRAEELLAEIAENAPDGVDVTTVIEEGHAEKYIVEYAEENDVDVITMGTHGREGLGRVLIGSVTERVVREAPCSVMVTPIEEA is encoded by the coding sequence ATGATCGAACGGATACTACTACCGACGGACGGGAGCGAGGCGGCCGAGAACGCGATCGAGCGGGCGTACGAACTCGCCGAGAAGTTCGACGCCGAACTGCACGCGTTGTACGTCATCGAGGTGGAAGCGCTGCCGACGTTCGCGAATCTCGACAGTGAACCGATCAGGGAAGCACACCGGCGGCGAGCGGAGGAGTTGCTCGCGGAGATCGCGGAGAACGCGCCCGACGGCGTGGACGTGACGACAGTGATCGAGGAGGGCCACGCCGAGAAGTACATCGTCGAATACGCCGAGGAGAACGACGTCGACGTGATCACGATGGGGACCCACGGTCGGGAAGGTCTCGGGCGCGTCCTGATCGGCAGCGTCACCGAACGCGTGGTTCGGGAAGCCCCGTGTTCGGTGATGGTGACGCCGATCGAGGAAGCGTAG
- a CDS encoding sodium-dependent transporter, whose amino-acid sequence MSSTDREQWATRIGFILAAVGSAVGLGNIWRFPFQVGQEGGAAFLVVYLAFILLIGLPAILVEFVIGRRSERNPIDAFDRLGYRAWTAAGVLGVMGGFIIMSFYSVVAGWVTRYTLASATGAYFAEPAEYFVDIAAGTDALLFHLLFMGITAIIVGLGIQRGIEMAVKALVPALVALMIVLIVYGFTLDGAVQGYAYYLSPEPGAVAANWTSILPAAAGQAFFTLSLGMGIMITYASYIDDDRSLVGDGAWIVGLDTAIAIMAGLMIFPVLFTIGVEPGAGGAGELFIGVGGAIAGLPGSRIIGVLFFGTVLVAALSSAISLTEVTVSFLIDRFGLDRPVATGIVAGGIFVLGIPTALDLAVLELYDQVTAELFLPLTVFLLVLFVGWFYDEALDEVSKGVSADWLPGAWLWHVRTIILVVIGITLVLSVQGLIETLPETIEAIDLL is encoded by the coding sequence ATGTCATCCACTGACAGAGAACAATGGGCGACGCGTATCGGGTTCATCCTCGCGGCGGTCGGCAGCGCCGTGGGACTCGGAAACATCTGGCGGTTCCCGTTCCAGGTCGGACAGGAGGGCGGTGCCGCCTTCCTCGTGGTGTACCTCGCATTTATCCTCCTCATCGGCCTGCCGGCGATCCTCGTCGAGTTCGTGATCGGTCGCCGGTCCGAACGGAACCCGATCGACGCGTTCGATCGACTGGGCTATCGGGCGTGGACAGCCGCCGGCGTATTGGGCGTGATGGGTGGATTCATCATCATGTCCTTCTACTCGGTGGTCGCCGGGTGGGTGACCCGATACACGCTGGCGAGCGCGACGGGGGCGTACTTCGCCGAACCGGCCGAGTACTTCGTGGATATTGCCGCAGGAACCGACGCGCTGTTGTTCCACCTCCTGTTCATGGGCATCACTGCGATCATCGTGGGCCTCGGGATCCAGCGCGGGATCGAGATGGCGGTGAAGGCGCTTGTTCCGGCGTTGGTTGCCCTGATGATCGTGCTGATCGTCTACGGGTTCACGCTCGACGGCGCCGTACAGGGGTACGCCTACTACCTCTCGCCGGAGCCGGGAGCGGTCGCGGCCAACTGGACGTCGATCCTGCCGGCGGCGGCGGGACAGGCGTTCTTCACCCTCTCGTTGGGGATGGGGATCATGATCACCTACGCCTCCTACATCGACGACGACCGGAGTCTCGTGGGTGACGGCGCCTGGATCGTCGGCCTGGACACCGCGATCGCGATCATGGCCGGCCTGATGATCTTCCCCGTGCTGTTCACTATCGGCGTCGAGCCCGGCGCCGGCGGGGCGGGCGAGCTGTTCATCGGCGTCGGGGGCGCCATAGCTGGATTGCCCGGCAGCCGGATCATCGGCGTGCTGTTCTTCGGTACGGTGCTCGTGGCGGCGCTGTCGTCGGCGATCAGCCTCACCGAAGTGACCGTCTCGTTCCTCATCGACCGGTTCGGACTCGACCGGCCCGTCGCCACGGGGATCGTCGCCGGCGGAATCTTCGTGCTAGGAATCCCGACGGCACTGGATTTGGCCGTCCTGGAGCTGTACGACCAGGTGACTGCGGAGCTGTTCCTCCCGCTTACGGTGTTCCTGCTCGTACTGTTCGTGGGCTGGTTCTACGACGAGGCGCTCGACGAGGTGAGCAAGGGCGTCTCGGCAGACTGGCTGCCTGGCGCGTGGCTGTGGCACGTCCGGACGATTATCCTGGTCGTCATCGGCATCACGCTGGTTCTCAGCGTGCAGGGGCTGATCGAAACACTCCCCGAGACGATCGAGGCGATCGACCTGCTGTGA
- a CDS encoding aminopeptidase — MDPRVREHAEIIVDHSTGIGAGDDVVIQMPPEAEDLAVALHELCGDRGANPVYLSHSERADRAFQRSSDDFELPEHRLALYEETDVFVIARGGKNVTEKSDVDPETTADYNRAMEPVKTERLSKTWCLTQYPTSGHAQLAGMSTEAYENFVWDAVSLDWDAQRERQANLEEILDEGEQVRIQSGEETDLTMSIAGNTALNDYGEANLPGGEVFTAPVRESLEGTVHFDMPLYRYGREIEDVRLRFEDGSVVSHSAGRNEDLLESILDTDEGSRYVGELGIGMNRAIDRFTYNMLFDEKMGDTVHMAVGSAYPDTVGDGNERNESAEHVDMIVDMSEDSTIEVDGETIQRDGTFVFEDGF, encoded by the coding sequence ATGGACCCGCGCGTTCGCGAACACGCCGAGATCATCGTCGATCACTCGACCGGCATTGGGGCCGGCGACGACGTCGTCATTCAGATGCCGCCGGAGGCCGAGGACCTCGCCGTCGCGTTGCACGAACTGTGTGGCGATCGCGGAGCGAACCCTGTGTATCTCAGCCACTCCGAGCGCGCAGACCGCGCGTTTCAGCGATCGAGCGACGACTTCGAACTCCCCGAGCATCGGCTCGCACTGTACGAGGAGACCGACGTCTTCGTCATCGCCCGCGGCGGGAAGAACGTCACCGAAAAAAGCGACGTCGACCCGGAGACGACGGCCGACTACAACCGGGCGATGGAGCCGGTCAAAACAGAGCGCCTCTCGAAGACCTGGTGTCTCACACAGTACCCGACCTCCGGTCACGCCCAGCTGGCCGGCATGAGTACCGAGGCCTACGAGAACTTCGTGTGGGACGCCGTCTCGCTGGACTGGGACGCCCAGCGGGAGCGACAGGCGAACCTCGAGGAGATCCTCGACGAGGGCGAACAGGTGCGGATTCAGTCGGGCGAGGAAACCGACCTCACGATGTCGATCGCGGGAAACACCGCGCTCAACGACTACGGGGAGGCGAACCTGCCGGGCGGAGAGGTGTTCACCGCCCCGGTCCGGGAGAGCCTCGAGGGAACCGTTCACTTCGACATGCCGCTGTATCGATACGGCAGGGAGATCGAGGACGTCCGGCTGCGGTTCGAGGACGGGAGCGTCGTGAGCCACAGCGCCGGTCGCAACGAAGACCTGCTCGAGAGCATCCTCGACACCGACGAGGGGTCCCGCTACGTCGGTGAACTCGGTATCGGGATGAACCGGGCGATCGATCGGTTCACCTACAACATGCTGTTCGACGAGAAGATGGGCGACACCGTTCACATGGCCGTCGGATCGGCCTACCCCGACACGGTCGGTGACGGAAACGAGCGCAACGAGTCGGCCGAACACGTCGACATGATCGTCGACATGAGCGAAGACTCGACCATCGAAGTCGACGGGGAAACGATCCAGCGGGACGGGACGTTCGTCTTCGAGGACGGATTCTAG
- a CDS encoding tRNA pseudouridine(54/55) synthase Pus10, which translates to MDDLLDVAARITAGGPVCDACLGRPFADRSYGLTNEQRGRSLRVALALRSDEEPDDVEPDDCWVCEGLCGRFDEWARRCVETIEDVEFETYQVGTRVPPLLAENEQLLREDAGLEDDAGEPLKSEVNREVGKRVGRLTDTEVSFERPDVQFTIDVADDRVERQINSAFVYGRYRKIERDIPQTEWPCRECHGSGRQGKLECDHCGGTGYLYDRSVEELTAPIVRDVMDGTDATFHGAGREDVDAKMLGTGRPFVIEVSEPTRRRVDVERLEEDVNAFADGAIEVEGLRLATYEMVERVKRLPASKRYRATVTFDEDVDEEMLSEAVESLEGVTVEQYTPNRVDHRRASKTRERTVYDIEATLDGPRRATVEIDGEGGLYIKELISGDEGRTEPSLAGLLGVEATVTALDVLAVEGEEEPFEDPEYFRE; encoded by the coding sequence ATGGACGACTTACTCGACGTCGCTGCCCGGATCACGGCAGGAGGACCCGTGTGCGACGCGTGTCTCGGACGCCCGTTTGCGGACCGAAGCTACGGCCTCACGAACGAACAGCGGGGCCGATCGCTCCGGGTCGCGCTCGCGCTGCGTTCCGACGAGGAGCCAGACGACGTCGAACCCGACGATTGCTGGGTGTGTGAAGGGCTGTGCGGACGGTTCGACGAGTGGGCACGTCGCTGCGTCGAGACGATCGAAGACGTCGAGTTCGAGACGTATCAGGTCGGAACCCGCGTCCCGCCGCTGCTCGCGGAGAACGAACAGCTTCTCAGGGAGGATGCCGGCCTCGAGGACGACGCCGGCGAACCGCTCAAGTCGGAGGTAAACAGGGAAGTCGGAAAGCGGGTCGGCCGACTGACCGACACGGAAGTGTCCTTCGAGCGGCCGGACGTCCAGTTCACCATCGACGTCGCCGACGACCGAGTCGAGCGTCAGATAAACAGCGCGTTCGTCTACGGGCGATACCGGAAAATAGAGCGGGACATCCCGCAGACAGAGTGGCCCTGCAGGGAGTGTCACGGATCGGGGCGCCAGGGGAAACTGGAGTGTGACCACTGCGGCGGGACCGGCTACCTGTACGACAGAAGCGTCGAGGAGCTCACCGCCCCGATCGTCAGGGACGTGATGGACGGCACAGACGCGACCTTTCACGGCGCAGGGCGCGAGGACGTCGACGCGAAGATGCTCGGGACGGGGCGACCGTTCGTGATCGAGGTCTCGGAGCCGACGCGACGGCGCGTCGACGTCGAGCGGCTGGAGGAGGACGTCAACGCGTTCGCCGACGGAGCTATCGAAGTCGAGGGGCTCCGGCTGGCGACCTACGAGATGGTCGAGCGCGTCAAACGGCTGCCAGCCTCGAAGCGCTACCGCGCGACGGTGACGTTCGACGAGGACGTCGACGAGGAGATGCTCTCGGAGGCAGTCGAGTCGCTCGAGGGTGTGACCGTCGAGCAGTACACTCCCAACCGCGTGGACCACCGGCGCGCGAGCAAGACCCGGGAGCGAACGGTGTACGACATCGAGGCCACGCTGGATGGACCGCGACGGGCGACCGTCGAGATCGACGGTGAGGGTGGTCTGTACATAAAGGAGCTGATCTCCGGAGACGAAGGGCGGACGGAACCGAGCCTTGCAGGGTTGCTGGGCGTCGAAGCGACGGTGACTGCACTCGACGTCCTGGCGGTGGAAGGCGAAGAAGAGCCGTTCGAGGATCCGGAGTACTTCCGGGAGTGA
- a CDS encoding ATP-binding protein has product MVLSTSSIDPLFLGYVLLFAVAAAGSFASLAKVDAVDDEDTQWGLYTLLLASGAWATTHVGYLLAPAPSFQYGFYVAGLVVGFAAVGPWLYFCSAYTGRSLHRDATIRRLALGVYLAVVAVKLTNPLHGQYFTTELATVPFSHLAVLHQPLHWLVMGLAYSLAVVGFFMLYELFFQVGGDTKPLAVLVALTGLPVVFDVLGAVSPVVLQFTYSPIGVAAFAIGVLFVFLDRFQRVQLAGARDDPVVVLDDDGELWDYNRPALQLFPALGGAIGKRLEAVVPHFADHVAAGEELIEIDREGDVRYYQLSTNPFTTGHTRLGRAITLTDVTHRERYRQELERQNERLEEFAGMISHDLRNPLNVATGRIELAREEHDSEHLEAARDALERMEALIEDVLAVARQGQPIDDPEPVELSTVVRNSWGMVESEGAEIRITTDHRVQADPDRLQQLLENLFRNAVEHGGKEVTVTVGTSPDGFYVEDDGPGIPEEERGRVFESGVTTNQEGTGFGLAIVNGIANAHGWTVEIVDGDSGGARFEFGNVTVLGD; this is encoded by the coding sequence ATGGTGCTGTCGACTTCGTCGATTGATCCGCTCTTTCTCGGATACGTTCTGCTTTTCGCTGTTGCCGCGGCCGGGTCCTTCGCGAGTCTGGCGAAGGTCGACGCAGTCGACGACGAGGACACCCAGTGGGGACTGTACACGCTGCTGCTCGCGAGCGGTGCCTGGGCGACGACACACGTCGGCTATCTGCTCGCACCCGCCCCGTCGTTCCAGTACGGCTTTTATGTCGCCGGCCTGGTCGTCGGATTTGCCGCGGTCGGCCCGTGGTTGTATTTCTGTTCGGCGTACACCGGGCGATCGTTACACCGGGACGCCACCATCCGACGGCTCGCGCTCGGAGTGTATCTCGCCGTCGTCGCAGTCAAACTCACCAATCCGTTGCACGGTCAGTACTTTACGACCGAACTCGCGACGGTGCCGTTCTCCCACCTCGCGGTGCTTCACCAGCCGCTCCACTGGCTCGTCATGGGGCTGGCGTACTCGCTTGCGGTGGTCGGGTTCTTCATGCTGTACGAGCTGTTCTTTCAGGTCGGCGGCGACACCAAACCGCTCGCAGTTCTCGTGGCGCTCACCGGACTTCCGGTCGTGTTCGACGTTCTCGGGGCCGTTTCGCCGGTCGTCCTCCAGTTCACCTACTCGCCGATCGGTGTCGCCGCCTTCGCGATCGGGGTGCTTTTTGTCTTCCTCGATCGGTTCCAGCGGGTGCAACTGGCCGGCGCCAGAGACGACCCGGTCGTCGTCCTCGACGACGACGGAGAGCTGTGGGACTACAACCGTCCGGCCCTGCAGCTGTTCCCCGCGCTCGGCGGCGCTATCGGGAAGCGACTCGAGGCGGTCGTTCCACATTTTGCCGACCACGTCGCTGCAGGGGAGGAGCTCATCGAGATCGACCGCGAGGGAGACGTCCGCTACTACCAGCTCTCAACGAACCCGTTCACGACCGGCCACACCCGACTGGGCCGGGCGATTACGCTCACCGACGTCACCCACCGGGAGCGATATCGACAGGAGCTCGAGCGACAAAACGAGCGTCTCGAGGAGTTCGCGGGAATGATCTCACACGACCTCCGGAACCCGCTCAACGTCGCGACCGGCCGGATCGAACTGGCCCGCGAGGAACACGACAGCGAGCATCTCGAGGCTGCACGTGACGCACTCGAGAGGATGGAAGCGCTGATCGAGGACGTCCTCGCGGTGGCGAGACAGGGACAGCCGATCGACGACCCCGAACCCGTCGAACTGTCGACGGTCGTCCGGAACTCCTGGGGCATGGTCGAAAGCGAGGGCGCGGAGATACGGATTACAACCGACCACCGGGTACAGGCGGATCCGGATCGGCTGCAACAGCTGCTCGAGAACCTCTTTCGCAACGCGGTGGAGCACGGCGGTAAGGAAGTGACGGTGACGGTCGGTACCTCGCCGGACGGTTTTTACGTCGAAGACGACGGTCCGGGAATTCCGGAGGAAGAACGCGGGCGCGTCTTCGAGTCCGGAGTCACCACCAATCAGGAAGGGACGGGGTTCGGCCTCGCGATCGTGAACGGGATCGCCAATGCCCACGGCTGGACGGTCGAGATCGTCGACGGCGACTCCGGCGGTGCCCGATTCGAGTTCGGGAACGTGACCGTCCTCGGCGACTGA
- a CDS encoding metal-dependent transcriptional regulator, which translates to MSHEPEKQYSESVEMYLKEIYLLSRDGEPAKTGLLADSLGVSPPSVTEMVDRLAEQGLATHEKHRGTRLTETGTREAERVLRKHCRIERFLVEQLGKTTGFHEEACRLEHAMSDDVARALDRFVDLPDECPDCYDREADRCSRLFG; encoded by the coding sequence ATGAGCCACGAACCCGAAAAACAGTACAGCGAAAGCGTCGAGATGTACCTGAAGGAGATATATCTGCTCTCCCGGGACGGTGAGCCGGCCAAAACTGGACTGCTGGCCGACTCGCTGGGAGTGTCCCCACCGAGCGTAACCGAGATGGTCGATCGGCTTGCCGAACAGGGGCTCGCAACCCACGAGAAACACCGGGGGACGCGGCTCACCGAAACCGGGACGCGCGAAGCCGAACGCGTCCTGCGGAAACACTGTCGGATCGAACGGTTCCTCGTCGAACAACTGGGCAAGACCACGGGGTTCCACGAGGAGGCGTGCCGGCTCGAACACGCGATGAGCGACGACGTGGCCCGCGCGCTCGACCGGTTCGTCGACCTCCCCGATGAGTGTCCAGACTGTTACGACCGCGAGGCCGACCGTTGTTCGCGCCTGTTCGGGTGA